AGGGGCGGGAAGTGCGGTTTTCTCCGTGAGATTGACAAACGACATATGTAAAACCAAGAGCTTAGCCGGGAGCAGTGTAACGTTGATGGATGTGGATGAAGACAGACTAAATGCAGCGTACATTTTAGCTTCGCGTTACGCAAAAGATATGAATTCCGACATCAGCTTTAAAAAAACAACCGACTTAAAAGAAGCTCTTGAAGGAATGGACTTCGTCATAAACACCGCCCTTGTAGGAGGACATGCTTTCTTAGAAAAAATGAGAAAAATAGGTCAGAGACATGGCTATTACCGCGGGATAGACACCCAAGAATTCAACATGGTTTCAGATTATTACACCTTTACCAACTGGAATCAACTTTCTTATTTTTTAAAAATAGCTCATATGATGGAAGAGCTTTCTCCAAACGCTTGGCTCTTACAAGCTGCTAACCCCGTTTTTGAGGGAACTACTCTAATATCAAGAAAATCGAAGATAAAAATGGTTGGATTCTGTCATGGTCATTACGCAGTCAACCACATATCAGAAGCGTTAGGACTTGAAGAAGAAAAAGTTGATTGGCAGGTTGCCGGTTTCAACCATGCAATATGGCTTACGCGTTTTCAATATGAAGGCAAGGATGCGTATCCTTTGTTGGACAAATGGATCGAAGAACATCCTAACGGGAAAAAGCCCACTAATCCATTCGACGATCAACTTTCACCCGCTGCCATAGATACTTATCGTTTTTATGGAAAGATGCCAATAGGGGACACCGTTAGAAACAGTAGTTGGAAATATCACTACGATCTTCAAACGAAAAAGAGATGGTACGGCGAATCCTGGGGAGGAGCGGATTCGGAAATAGGGTGGAAGTGGTATGAAGATAGGTTAAATCAGATCACAGCTTTAACATCTAAGATAGCGCAAGCATTGGAAAAAAATGAAGATATGACACTTCGTGAGGCGCTAACTCTAAACTCCGATCTGATTCCAAAGGATTTTGCCGAAGAAGTGGAAACCTTCTACGATCCTACATCGTTAAGTGGCGAACAGCACATCCCGTTTGTGGATGCCATAACCAATGATAACTCAGCCCGATTCGTCGTTAACACGTTGAACAAGGGAACCATACCCGGAATACCCGATGATGTGGCCGTTGAAGTTCCAGCAAAAGTTGACAAGAATGGAATTCATCCTGAGGAAATCTCGCCAGCTTTGCCTGAAAGAATTTTAAAATGGTATCTCTATCCAAGAATGATGAGAATGGAGTGGGCTTTGGAGGCGTTTGAAAAGAAAGATCTTAATTTAATTGCGGAGATACTTTTTAGAGATCGAAGAACAACATCTTATGAACAAGTTAAAGCAGTTGTTGAGGAACTTTCTGAGGAAATGCATTGGTTTGAATGAATTTGCGTTGGTAAGTGAATGGTAGGAGGAAAAAGCGGAGAATGAGAAATTCGCAAAGTTATCGCTGGGTGGTAGCACTCACAGCTGGAGCGATAACTGCAACGAGTTTTATATCACTTACTTCTTTCAGTGTGGCAACACCGTTCATTGCGCAAACAACGGGAATGAGAAC
This genomic window from Mesoaciditoga lauensis cd-1655R = DSM 25116 contains:
- the aglA gene encoding alpha-glucosidase AglA; its protein translation is MSKVNISIIGAGSAVFSVRLTNDICKTKSLAGSSVTLMDVDEDRLNAAYILASRYAKDMNSDISFKKTTDLKEALEGMDFVINTALVGGHAFLEKMRKIGQRHGYYRGIDTQEFNMVSDYYTFTNWNQLSYFLKIAHMMEELSPNAWLLQAANPVFEGTTLISRKSKIKMVGFCHGHYAVNHISEALGLEEEKVDWQVAGFNHAIWLTRFQYEGKDAYPLLDKWIEEHPNGKKPTNPFDDQLSPAAIDTYRFYGKMPIGDTVRNSSWKYHYDLQTKKRWYGESWGGADSEIGWKWYEDRLNQITALTSKIAQALEKNEDMTLREALTLNSDLIPKDFAEEVETFYDPTSLSGEQHIPFVDAITNDNSARFVVNTLNKGTIPGIPDDVAVEVPAKVDKNGIHPEEISPALPERILKWYLYPRMMRMEWALEAFEKKDLNLIAEILFRDRRTTSYEQVKAVVEELSEEMHWFE